In the genome of Calliopsis andreniformis isolate RMS-2024a chromosome 10, iyCalAndr_principal, whole genome shotgun sequence, one region contains:
- the Slf gene encoding C-type lectin domain-containing protein slf isoform X1: MYTVRFRQIYYNSVITMMLVPLAVILCAAFVAGQPAINEVRPQSNRPGRFLSLPIPQKCANRPREFNFRGHNYFFSGHVPAHGNQKVDWLDARNICREYCMDLVSIETQDENNLIFRLIQQNDVPYIWTSGRLCDFKGCENRRDLEPKSLYGWFWSANRKKMAPTHQVPEGWSFNPWSQTGHKKVRQPDNAEFDINGTNESCLSVLNNVYKDGISWHDVACYHQKPFVCEDSEELLNYVASTNPGLRL, translated from the exons ATGATGTTAGTGCCGTTAGCCGTGATACTTTGCGCGGCATTCGTGGCTGGGCAGCCTGCAATAAACGAAGTTCGACCACAGAGCAACAGGCCAGGAAGATTCCTCTcgctccccattcctcaaaaatGTGCAAACC GACCGAGAGAATTCAACTTCAGAGGACATAACTACTTCTTTAGTGGACATGTTCCGGCTCACGGCAATCAGAAGGTGGATTGGTTAGATGCTAGAAACATTTGTAGAGAATACTGTATGGATCTCGTATCGATAGAAACTCAGGACGAGAACAATTTAATCTTCAGACTCATTCAACAAA ATGATGTACCCTACATTTGGACATCCGGACGTCTTTGCGACTTCAAAGGCTGTGAGAATCGTCGTGACCTCGAACCGAAGTCTTTGTATGGTTGGTTCTGGTCAGCCAATAGGAAGAAAATGGCGCCAACTCACCAAGTTCCCGAAGGCTGGAGTTTCAACCCATGGTCTCAAACCGGACATAAGAAAGTCAGACAACCAGACAACGCTGAATTCGACATTAATGGCACTAACGAGTCCTGCCTGTCCGTTCTTAATAACGTTTACAAAGACGGAATTAGCTGGCATGACGTGGCTTGCTATCATCAAAAACCTTTTGTCTGCGAAGATTCTGAAGAACTTTTGAACTATGTGGCCAGTACCAATCCTGGTCTTCGTCTTTGA
- the Slf gene encoding C-type lectin domain-containing protein slf isoform X2 — MMLVPLAVILCAAFVAGQPAINEVRPQSNRPGRFLSLPIPQKCANRPREFNFRGHNYFFSGHVPAHGNQKVDWLDARNICREYCMDLVSIETQDENNLIFRLIQQNDVPYIWTSGRLCDFKGCENRRDLEPKSLYGWFWSANRKKMAPTHQVPEGWSFNPWSQTGHKKVRQPDNAEFDINGTNESCLSVLNNVYKDGISWHDVACYHQKPFVCEDSEELLNYVASTNPGLRL; from the exons ATGATGTTAGTGCCGTTAGCCGTGATACTTTGCGCGGCATTCGTGGCTGGGCAGCCTGCAATAAACGAAGTTCGACCACAGAGCAACAGGCCAGGAAGATTCCTCTcgctccccattcctcaaaaatGTGCAAACC GACCGAGAGAATTCAACTTCAGAGGACATAACTACTTCTTTAGTGGACATGTTCCGGCTCACGGCAATCAGAAGGTGGATTGGTTAGATGCTAGAAACATTTGTAGAGAATACTGTATGGATCTCGTATCGATAGAAACTCAGGACGAGAACAATTTAATCTTCAGACTCATTCAACAAA ATGATGTACCCTACATTTGGACATCCGGACGTCTTTGCGACTTCAAAGGCTGTGAGAATCGTCGTGACCTCGAACCGAAGTCTTTGTATGGTTGGTTCTGGTCAGCCAATAGGAAGAAAATGGCGCCAACTCACCAAGTTCCCGAAGGCTGGAGTTTCAACCCATGGTCTCAAACCGGACATAAGAAAGTCAGACAACCAGACAACGCTGAATTCGACATTAATGGCACTAACGAGTCCTGCCTGTCCGTTCTTAATAACGTTTACAAAGACGGAATTAGCTGGCATGACGTGGCTTGCTATCATCAAAAACCTTTTGTCTGCGAAGATTCTGAAGAACTTTTGAACTATGTGGCCAGTACCAATCCTGGTCTTCGTCTTTGA